In Desulfopila inferna, the following are encoded in one genomic region:
- the rpsG gene encoding 30S ribosomal protein S7, which yields MSRRRLIEKRPVDPDPRFNSVLVSKFTNGLMERGKKSLAQRIFYDAMDIVSEKSKEEDALTIFEEAMEKVRPRVEVKSRRVGGATYQVPMEVRQTRRNALAIRWIISFSKSRSGKSMADKLAAEILDAYNNRGGSVKKRDDTHRMAEANKAFAHYRW from the coding sequence ATGTCGCGTAGAAGATTAATTGAAAAACGACCGGTAGATCCTGATCCACGCTTCAACAGTGTCCTGGTGAGTAAATTTACCAACGGGCTGATGGAGAGGGGTAAGAAGAGCCTTGCTCAGCGTATCTTTTATGATGCTATGGATATAGTTTCTGAAAAATCAAAGGAAGAAGACGCTCTTACGATTTTTGAAGAAGCTATGGAGAAAGTACGTCCACGGGTTGAAGTAAAGTCCAGAAGAGTTGGTGGGGCAACCTACCAGGTGCCCATGGAAGTTCGCCAGACCCGAAGAAACGCCCTGGCTATCCGCTGGATTATCAGCTTTTCCAAATCGCGCTCTGGGAAGTCCATGGCTGATAAACTTGCGGCTGAAATACTTGATGCCTACAATAACAGAGGCGGATCTGTAAAAAAACGTGATGATACGCATAGAATGGCAGAGGCCAATAAGGCGTTTGCGCATTATCGCTGGTAA
- the rpoC gene encoding DNA-directed RNA polymerase subunit beta', protein MEELFNFFQKPKSPIKFKSVKVTLASPEKIMDWSHGEVKKPETINYRTFKPERDGLFCAKIFGPVKDFECNCGKYKRMKHRGVVCEKCGVEVIQSKVRRERLGHIKLAAPVAHIWFLKSLPSKIGAVLDMTLKQLEKILYFEQYAVVESDVEAVPVGTLFNEEKYRQAREEYAGKFRVGIGAEAIRDLLESQDLVALSKTLREEMATTNSQTKRQKLGKRLFVIEAFRDSGNKPEWMVLEVIPVLPPDLRPLVPLEGGRFATSDLNDLYRRVINRNNRLKRLLELDAPDIIIRNEKRMLQEAVDVLFDNGRRGRVITGANKRPLKSLSDMLKGKQGRFRQNLLGKRVDYSGRSVIVVGPHLRLHQCGIPKKMALELFKPFIYNKLESRGYVTTIKSARKMVEKGTKEVWDVLDEVVTEYPVILNRAPTLHRLGMQAFEAVLIEGKAIQLHPLVCMAFNADFDGDQMAVHVPLSVEAQVEARVLMMSTNNILSPANGEPVIIPSQDIVLGLYYMTRDRINAKGEGKVFSDAKEARIAYDHGVADLQARVKVRKNGEIVETTIGRTILGELLPSSIPFAEINKVMSKKALAGLIDYTYRHAGTKDTVILADRLKDTGYEYATRAGISICINDMKIPLNKEDLVESAEKEVLEVEQQYSDGLITSGEKYNKVVDIWSKVTEEVANGMMDEIKVDYFRDKDNNLVEAPSFNSIFIMADSGARGSRDQIRQLAGMRGLMAKPSGAIIETPIKANFREGLDVLEYFISTHGARKGLADTALKTANSGYLTRRLVDVAQESTIVEKDCDTLDGIVAEPLIDGGEIIVPLGDRILGRVALEDVVDPYSDEIIIPEGHEITEDIVKKINNAGVDRVLIRSVLTCRARRGVCALCYGRDLGRGHMVNIGEAVGVIAAQSIGEPGTQLTMRTFHIGGTASRSVEQAELRTQRGGKVGFKNLHSVVNAEGIKIVMNRNAEIVILDDLGREREKFKVNYGAQILVEERAELEAGTILADWDAYTIPIVAEVGGIIKFGDILEGITMQEKVDIVTGKSSKVITHTSGTAQLNPRVTVKNERGKTLKLPDSDVHARYSLPVGSIISVNEGDEIKPGTIVGKIPRESSKTKDITGGLPRVAELFEVRKPKEPAIITEIDGRVSFGKELKGKRRVVVTPEHGEPQEYLVPKSKHLIVHEGDYVQAGEPLMEGTIVPNDILRVLGVKELAKFLVNEIQEVYRLQGVRINDKHIEVIVRQMMRRVMITASGDSRFMIGEQVEWWKFEDERDQLFAKGLTPPVAEPLLLGVTKASLSTESFISAASFQETTKVLTNAAMAGKVDELAGLKENVIMGRLISAGTGLDNDI, encoded by the coding sequence GTGGAAGAGCTATTCAATTTTTTTCAAAAGCCAAAATCTCCCATTAAATTCAAGAGTGTCAAGGTAACTCTTGCTTCGCCTGAAAAGATAATGGACTGGTCTCATGGGGAAGTAAAGAAACCCGAGACCATTAATTATAGAACATTCAAGCCCGAACGAGATGGTCTCTTCTGCGCCAAGATATTTGGTCCGGTAAAGGATTTCGAGTGTAACTGCGGCAAGTATAAGCGTATGAAACACCGTGGTGTTGTCTGTGAGAAATGCGGTGTCGAAGTTATTCAGTCAAAGGTCAGGCGGGAGCGTCTTGGTCATATAAAGCTGGCCGCCCCGGTCGCGCATATCTGGTTTCTCAAGAGTCTGCCCAGCAAGATTGGGGCTGTCCTTGACATGACCCTGAAGCAGCTGGAGAAGATACTTTATTTCGAGCAGTATGCCGTTGTCGAGTCAGATGTTGAGGCCGTTCCGGTCGGTACCCTTTTCAACGAGGAAAAATACCGTCAGGCCAGAGAGGAATACGCCGGAAAATTCCGGGTGGGTATCGGTGCCGAAGCGATTAGAGATCTTCTGGAATCACAGGATCTTGTTGCTCTTTCGAAGACACTGCGCGAAGAGATGGCCACAACCAACTCTCAGACCAAAAGGCAGAAACTCGGCAAGCGGCTCTTTGTCATCGAGGCCTTCCGCGATTCAGGCAATAAACCTGAGTGGATGGTTCTTGAGGTTATTCCGGTACTGCCCCCGGACCTGAGACCTCTTGTGCCGCTGGAAGGCGGAAGGTTTGCCACCTCCGACCTCAATGATCTTTACCGCAGAGTGATCAACCGCAACAACAGGTTGAAAAGACTCCTTGAGTTGGATGCGCCCGATATCATCATCCGCAACGAGAAACGCATGCTGCAGGAGGCAGTTGATGTTCTTTTTGACAATGGTCGCCGCGGCCGGGTTATCACCGGGGCAAACAAACGACCGCTGAAGTCATTGTCGGATATGCTTAAAGGCAAGCAGGGACGATTCCGCCAGAACCTCCTCGGCAAGCGTGTCGATTATTCCGGACGTTCCGTCATCGTTGTCGGACCGCATCTGCGTTTGCATCAGTGCGGCATTCCTAAGAAAATGGCGCTGGAGTTGTTTAAGCCCTTTATCTACAACAAGCTTGAAAGCCGAGGGTATGTCACCACCATTAAAAGTGCCAGAAAAATGGTGGAAAAGGGGACAAAAGAGGTTTGGGATGTACTCGATGAGGTTGTAACTGAATATCCGGTTATTCTCAACAGGGCTCCTACTCTTCATAGGCTTGGTATGCAGGCCTTTGAAGCTGTTCTTATCGAGGGGAAGGCAATTCAGCTTCATCCCCTGGTTTGTATGGCCTTCAACGCCGACTTTGATGGCGATCAGATGGCGGTGCATGTGCCTCTCTCCGTGGAAGCCCAGGTTGAGGCCCGGGTCTTGATGATGTCTACCAACAACATTCTTTCACCTGCCAACGGCGAACCCGTCATTATACCGTCTCAGGACATTGTCCTGGGTCTTTACTATATGACCAGGGACAGAATTAATGCAAAAGGGGAAGGGAAAGTATTTTCCGATGCCAAGGAGGCCCGTATCGCTTATGATCATGGAGTCGCTGATCTGCAGGCAAGAGTGAAGGTCCGGAAGAATGGTGAGATTGTCGAAACCACCATTGGCAGGACAATTCTCGGCGAACTGCTGCCGTCCAGTATTCCCTTTGCGGAAATCAATAAGGTGATGAGCAAAAAGGCGCTTGCCGGACTCATCGACTACACCTATCGACATGCAGGAACAAAGGATACGGTTATCCTTGCCGACCGGCTGAAGGACACCGGCTATGAGTATGCAACCCGGGCGGGAATCTCCATCTGTATTAACGATATGAAGATCCCCCTGAATAAAGAAGATCTTGTCGAATCAGCGGAAAAAGAAGTCCTTGAGGTCGAACAGCAGTATAGCGACGGCCTTATTACTTCTGGTGAGAAATACAACAAGGTTGTCGATATCTGGTCGAAGGTCACCGAGGAAGTCGCCAATGGAATGATGGATGAAATCAAGGTTGATTATTTCCGTGACAAGGATAACAATCTTGTTGAGGCACCCAGCTTCAACTCCATTTTTATTATGGCTGATTCAGGCGCCAGGGGCTCCAGAGACCAGATCCGTCAGCTTGCCGGAATGCGCGGTCTGATGGCTAAACCTTCAGGGGCAATTATCGAGACACCGATCAAGGCGAACTTCAGAGAGGGTCTCGATGTTCTTGAGTATTTTATTTCAACCCATGGAGCGAGGAAAGGTCTGGCGGATACGGCTCTGAAAACCGCCAACTCCGGATACCTGACCAGAAGGCTTGTGGATGTGGCACAGGAATCTACTATAGTGGAAAAGGATTGCGACACTCTGGACGGTATTGTAGCTGAACCACTTATTGACGGTGGTGAAATTATCGTTCCGCTGGGTGATCGTATCCTCGGCAGGGTTGCGCTAGAGGATGTCGTGGATCCATACTCCGATGAGATCATTATTCCTGAGGGGCATGAGATAACCGAAGATATTGTTAAAAAAATCAACAATGCCGGTGTCGACCGGGTGCTCATACGCTCCGTGCTGACCTGCCGGGCCCGCCGCGGTGTCTGTGCTCTTTGCTATGGTCGTGATCTCGGTCGCGGTCATATGGTAAATATCGGTGAGGCGGTCGGCGTTATCGCTGCTCAATCCATTGGTGAGCCGGGAACCCAGCTCACTATGCGTACCTTTCATATCGGTGGAACCGCGAGCCGCTCGGTAGAGCAGGCGGAGTTGAGGACACAGCGCGGCGGCAAGGTTGGATTTAAAAACCTTCACTCCGTTGTCAACGCTGAGGGTATCAAAATCGTAATGAACCGTAATGCGGAGATCGTTATCCTTGATGATCTCGGCCGGGAGCGTGAGAAATTCAAGGTCAATTACGGAGCCCAGATCCTTGTAGAGGAAAGGGCTGAGCTGGAGGCGGGAACTATTCTGGCTGACTGGGATGCCTATACCATTCCGATTGTAGCCGAGGTAGGAGGTATCATTAAGTTTGGTGATATCCTTGAGGGCATCACAATGCAGGAAAAGGTGGATATTGTTACCGGTAAATCATCAAAGGTAATTACCCACACCAGCGGCACGGCCCAGCTCAACCCACGGGTAACCGTTAAAAACGAACGCGGCAAGACTTTGAAATTGCCTGATTCCGATGTTCACGCACGCTACAGCCTGCCTGTGGGTTCCATCATCTCCGTAAATGAAGGAGACGAGATAAAGCCGGGTACGATCGTCGGTAAAATTCCACGGGAATCCTCGAAAACCAAGGATATTACAGGTGGTCTACCGCGGGTTGCCGAACTTTTTGAGGTCCGCAAACCCAAAGAACCAGCCATTATTACGGAAATTGACGGTCGGGTAAGCTTTGGTAAGGAACTCAAAGGAAAGCGGCGGGTTGTCGTTACTCCTGAGCATGGTGAGCCGCAGGAATATCTGGTTCCAAAATCAAAACATCTCATCGTTCATGAAGGTGACTATGTCCAGGCCGGTGAGCCTTTGATGGAAGGAACTATCGTACCCAATGATATTCTCAGGGTTCTAGGGGTAAAGGAACTTGCCAAGTTCCTTGTTAATGAGATCCAGGAGGTATACAGACTCCAGGGCGTGCGGATCAACGACAAGCATATCGAGGTCATAGTGCGTCAGATGATGCGTCGCGTCATGATTACCGCCTCAGGAGACTCCAGGTTTATGATCGGAGAGCAGGTCGAATGGTGGAAATTCGAGGATGAGCGTGATCAGCTTTTTGCAAAAGGTTTGACACCGCCGGTGGCCGAGCCGCTCTTGCTCGGAGTGACTAAGGCATCACTTTCCACCGAGAGTTTTATTTCCGCGGCTTCATTCCAGGAGACTACCAAAGTCCTTACCAATGCCGCTATGGCCGGCAAGGTTGACGAACTGGCGGGACTCAAGGAAAATGTGATCATGGGCCGACTGATCTCTGCGGGAACTGGTCTCGATAATGATATCTAG
- the fusA gene encoding elongation factor G, translated as MAARKDLSVVRNIGIMAHIDAGKTTTTERILYYTGRSYKIGEVHDGNAVMDWMEQEQERGITITSAATTCFWNDHKINIIDTPGHVDFTVEVERCLRVLDGVVAVFCAVGCVEPQSETVWRQADKYHIPRIAFVNKMDRIGADFDRAVQMMSKKLGANPVAVQIPIGKESEFIGVIDLIEERMLEFNEQSLGQEVVEKDIPAEYREIFSAARMALLEKLADFDEGVMEKYLEDTKVSASEIYTALRKATLELKIVPVFCGSAFKNKGIQPLLDGIIRYLPSPLDITSVDGLDKDGEPVQRKTTVDEPFCGLVFKLMSDAFVENLAFIRTYSGTLHVGDKVFNPVKKKQEKIGKLLKLHANKREEVEEISTGDIGAIVGLKFTTTGDTLCQRGDFIILESMEFPEPVIGVAVEPKSKAEEKKLTDALNKIALEDPSFTISTNEDTGQTIISGMGELHLEIIVDRLLSYFKVSANVGKPQVAYKESITTSARGEGKFDQLTGAKGQYGHVVLEIEPLQRGGGVEFVSQVDKTTIPDMFLGAIERGARDTLDSGPLIGYPLTDLKVSLVGGSYHEEESTEMAFGISAAMAVRRAAAEASPVLLEPLMQLEIITPEDHLGDVMADLNSKRAKITGVEATGDLQTVHAHVPLAEMFGYSTSLRSATQGRANFTMQFLEYDIVPAAKADVIIKKIRGI; from the coding sequence ATGGCTGCCCGAAAAGATTTGTCAGTTGTGCGTAATATCGGCATTATGGCCCATATTGACGCAGGTAAGACAACAACAACTGAAAGAATATTGTATTACACCGGCCGATCGTATAAGATCGGCGAGGTCCATGACGGTAACGCCGTTATGGACTGGATGGAGCAGGAGCAGGAGAGGGGGATCACCATAACCTCTGCTGCAACCACTTGCTTCTGGAACGACCATAAGATTAATATAATCGATACTCCCGGTCATGTTGACTTCACTGTTGAAGTGGAGAGATGCCTGAGGGTACTTGACGGGGTGGTGGCTGTCTTCTGTGCGGTGGGATGTGTAGAGCCGCAGTCGGAGACGGTATGGAGGCAGGCGGACAAATATCACATACCGCGAATCGCCTTCGTCAATAAAATGGATCGAATTGGAGCCGACTTCGACAGAGCAGTACAGATGATGTCGAAGAAGCTTGGAGCCAATCCGGTAGCAGTTCAGATTCCCATTGGTAAGGAATCGGAATTTATCGGTGTTATTGATCTGATAGAAGAGAGAATGCTCGAATTCAACGAACAGTCTCTTGGCCAGGAAGTTGTTGAGAAAGACATTCCTGCCGAATACAGAGAAATTTTCTCGGCCGCACGTATGGCACTCCTCGAGAAGTTGGCCGACTTCGATGAGGGGGTCATGGAAAAATATTTAGAAGATACAAAGGTATCTGCGTCTGAGATATACACTGCTCTGCGCAAGGCTACGCTGGAACTGAAGATTGTTCCGGTTTTTTGCGGCAGCGCTTTCAAGAATAAGGGGATTCAACCCCTGCTTGACGGGATCATTCGTTATCTACCCTCACCGCTCGACATAACCAGCGTTGATGGGCTGGATAAAGATGGAGAGCCTGTTCAGAGAAAGACCACGGTGGATGAACCGTTCTGTGGACTGGTCTTCAAGTTGATGAGCGATGCCTTTGTTGAAAATTTGGCCTTCATCAGGACCTACTCTGGAACGTTGCACGTTGGAGACAAAGTTTTCAACCCGGTCAAGAAAAAGCAGGAAAAGATCGGCAAGCTTCTCAAGCTTCATGCCAATAAGCGTGAAGAGGTAGAGGAGATCAGCACTGGAGATATCGGAGCGATAGTCGGACTTAAGTTCACCACCACGGGCGACACACTTTGTCAAAGGGGAGATTTCATTATCCTTGAAAGTATGGAATTCCCGGAACCGGTGATAGGGGTGGCCGTTGAGCCCAAGAGCAAAGCTGAGGAGAAAAAACTCACAGATGCCCTCAATAAGATAGCTCTTGAAGACCCGTCGTTTACCATATCTACGAATGAAGACACCGGGCAGACGATTATTTCAGGGATGGGAGAGTTGCATCTCGAGATAATTGTGGATCGACTGCTGAGTTACTTCAAGGTCTCCGCCAATGTCGGCAAGCCGCAGGTTGCTTATAAGGAATCTATTACAACTTCGGCTCGTGGCGAGGGAAAATTTGACCAGCTTACCGGCGCCAAAGGACAATATGGTCATGTGGTGTTGGAGATTGAGCCTCTTCAGAGAGGCGGCGGAGTTGAATTTGTCAGCCAGGTTGATAAAACAACAATTCCTGATATGTTCCTGGGCGCAATTGAACGTGGAGCGAGAGATACACTCGATTCAGGACCGCTCATCGGTTACCCGCTCACGGACTTGAAGGTGAGTCTGGTCGGAGGGTCATACCATGAGGAAGAGTCGACTGAGATGGCATTTGGGATTTCCGCGGCAATGGCAGTGCGAAGAGCAGCTGCGGAGGCATCGCCGGTTCTGCTCGAACCGCTGATGCAACTTGAAATCATCACACCTGAAGACCATCTCGGTGATGTGATGGCGGATCTCAACAGCAAGCGTGCTAAAATTACCGGTGTTGAAGCCACGGGTGATCTACAGACAGTACATGCACATGTTCCTCTGGCTGAGATGTTCGGTTACTCCACCTCCCTGAGATCAGCTACCCAGGGAAGAGCAAACTTTACAATGCAGTTCTTGGAATATGATATAGTTCCTGCCGCCAAGGCAGATGTTATTATTAAAAAAATTCGAGGAATATGA
- the rpoB gene encoding DNA-directed RNA polymerase subunit beta, producing MERIRKKFATVENIIEPPHLISMQRKSYEKFLQMGREPEDREDYGLQAILKNVFPINDFNGMCSLEYVKYKFGEPKYTVEECVQRGMTYDIPLKIVVRLITFDVDEETGVQTIRDIKEQEVYLGALPLMSRDGVFVVNGTERVIVSQLQRSPGLFYTHDNGKSHASGKLLYSARIIPVRGSWIDLEFDIKDILHVRIDRRRKFPVTTLLKALGKSASELLEEFYYTNEIFFEGDEYKMHFDTRTAVGKRLEYDLINPEDGEVLAKKGKKISKVLCKKIESSPIEFIKISRDEVIGKYLSQDIFNPETEEILFFSNTEITETVLESLQEVGINSVKVLFIDGVHYSDSFRKTLALDKVSSTEEALLEIYRRLRPSSPPTLEVAQTFFENLFFNQDLYDLSEVGRYKINAKLNLDIDISQKALTRLDIIESIKYLVRLKDSQGGVDDIDHLGNRRVRTVGELIENQYRMGLVRMERAIKERMTLQDVETLMPHDLVNPKPISAAIKEFFGTSQLSQFMDQTNPLSEVTHKRRLSALGPGGLSRERAGFEVRDVHPTHYGRICPVETPEGPNIGLIVSLATYARVNPYGFIETPYRKVDDRIVSDDIKYFSALQEQTHIIAPASVALDGNQRIIPDTIIVREEGEVVTAPSDTVTYMDIAPNQLISVAASLVPFLENDDANRALMGSNMQRQAVPLLKTSAPLVGTGMERYVARDSGACLLAGGDGVVEEADSNRVVVRYDNPGTDGYDTGIAVYRLEKYKKSNQNTCFTQRPLVLPGQKVKEGTVLADGPSCDNGELALGKNITIAFMPWRGFNFEDSILVNERLLKEDTFTSVHIEVFETMARDTKLGKEEITRDIPNVSEETLRNLDDSGIVRIGAEVRAGDTLVGKVTPKGETVLSPEEKLLRAIFGEKAQDVKDSSLRVPPGVEGVVIDAKVFSRKGVDKDERSLMIEEIEIERINQDKLDELSSLRRGICLEFGDLMDGRTAKKDIIGKDGTLLVKLGKKIDGAVAAKVGFRNLSSVDFSEKSKYTEQIEGIYSRYENQARLISERYDGIIDRMKKGDDLPPGVVKMVKVYVATKRKLSVGDKMAGRHGNKGVISRLLPEEDMPYFADGKTVDIVLNPLGVPSRMNVGQVLETHLGFAAKKLGEQLEKMVQDHAVEAIREKIAKVYSKEEAAAITEGKDDEELMQWARNHKEGLHMSTPVFDGAAESSIRALLVEAGVDEVGQSRLYDGLTGEPFDNLVTVGVMYMLKLHHLVDNKIHARSTGPYSLVTQQPLGGKAQFGGQRLGEMEVWAMEAYGAAYTLKEFLTAKSDDVEGRTTMYERIVKGNNFLTTGLPESFHVLVKELQGLCLNMELIEE from the coding sequence ATGGAACGAATTAGAAAGAAATTTGCCACTGTGGAAAATATCATTGAGCCTCCTCACCTGATATCCATGCAGAGGAAATCCTACGAGAAATTCCTGCAAATGGGCCGTGAGCCGGAGGATCGCGAGGATTATGGCCTGCAGGCAATTTTAAAGAACGTCTTTCCCATTAATGACTTTAATGGAATGTGTTCTTTAGAGTATGTCAAGTATAAGTTTGGTGAACCCAAATATACAGTCGAGGAATGCGTTCAGCGCGGCATGACGTATGATATACCACTGAAGATTGTTGTCCGCCTTATCACCTTTGATGTAGATGAGGAAACCGGCGTTCAGACCATTCGGGATATAAAAGAGCAAGAGGTTTATCTCGGCGCTCTGCCGCTTATGTCCAGAGACGGAGTTTTCGTTGTTAACGGCACCGAAAGAGTTATAGTCTCTCAGCTACAGCGATCACCAGGGCTTTTCTATACCCATGACAACGGCAAGAGCCATGCCAGCGGTAAACTTCTCTATTCCGCCAGGATTATACCGGTTCGAGGTTCCTGGATTGATCTTGAGTTTGATATCAAAGATATCCTGCATGTGCGCATCGACAGGCGAAGAAAATTTCCGGTAACAACCCTGCTCAAAGCTCTTGGAAAAAGCGCCAGTGAATTACTCGAAGAATTCTACTATACAAATGAGATCTTCTTCGAAGGCGACGAGTATAAAATGCACTTTGATACCCGCACTGCTGTAGGTAAACGTCTCGAGTACGACCTGATCAATCCTGAAGATGGCGAAGTTCTGGCGAAAAAAGGCAAAAAAATCAGCAAGGTACTGTGTAAAAAGATTGAATCCTCACCGATCGAGTTTATCAAGATCTCCAGAGATGAAGTGATTGGAAAATACCTGTCCCAGGACATTTTCAATCCGGAGACGGAGGAAATACTCTTTTTTTCCAACACCGAAATTACCGAGACCGTCCTCGAGTCCCTGCAGGAAGTCGGGATCAATTCGGTTAAAGTACTTTTTATTGACGGGGTTCACTATTCCGATTCATTTCGCAAAACTCTGGCACTAGATAAGGTCAGCTCCACGGAAGAAGCCCTGCTGGAAATATACAGAAGGCTTAGGCCATCGAGCCCGCCTACGCTTGAAGTTGCCCAGACTTTTTTCGAGAACCTGTTTTTTAACCAGGATCTTTATGATCTCTCGGAAGTTGGGCGTTATAAAATTAATGCCAAGCTGAACCTGGACATCGATATATCACAAAAGGCCTTGACCAGGTTAGATATTATTGAATCAATTAAGTATCTTGTTCGTCTCAAAGACAGCCAGGGGGGCGTTGATGATATCGATCACCTCGGTAACAGGAGGGTGAGGACGGTCGGTGAGCTTATTGAGAATCAATACCGTATGGGTCTTGTCCGCATGGAACGTGCCATCAAGGAGCGCATGACCCTGCAGGATGTTGAAACGTTGATGCCTCATGATCTTGTCAACCCGAAACCGATTTCCGCGGCAATAAAGGAATTCTTCGGAACATCGCAGCTGTCGCAGTTCATGGACCAGACCAACCCATTGTCGGAGGTGACTCACAAGAGACGTCTCAGCGCCCTGGGACCAGGCGGTCTTTCCCGGGAGCGTGCCGGATTTGAAGTCCGGGATGTCCATCCTACCCATTATGGCCGCATCTGTCCGGTTGAGACACCGGAGGGACCGAACATTGGCTTGATCGTCTCACTGGCGACATATGCCAGAGTAAATCCCTATGGTTTTATCGAAACCCCTTACCGCAAGGTCGACGACAGGATCGTTTCAGACGATATCAAATATTTCAGTGCCTTGCAGGAACAGACTCATATTATTGCTCCGGCGTCGGTAGCACTGGATGGAAACCAGCGGATCATACCTGATACCATCATCGTACGTGAAGAAGGAGAGGTTGTCACCGCTCCCAGTGACACGGTTACCTATATGGATATCGCCCCGAACCAGCTGATCAGCGTTGCCGCATCACTTGTTCCGTTTCTGGAAAACGATGATGCCAACCGTGCGCTTATGGGCTCCAACATGCAGAGACAGGCGGTACCACTGCTCAAGACATCAGCACCTCTCGTCGGTACAGGTATGGAAAGATATGTGGCTAGAGATTCCGGTGCCTGTCTGCTTGCCGGTGGCGATGGAGTTGTTGAGGAAGCGGATTCAAACCGAGTGGTGGTTCGTTACGACAATCCGGGAACAGATGGATATGATACCGGAATTGCTGTGTATCGTCTGGAAAAATACAAGAAATCCAACCAGAATACCTGTTTCACTCAGAGACCTCTTGTCCTGCCCGGGCAAAAGGTAAAAGAGGGGACAGTTCTGGCCGATGGACCTTCCTGCGATAATGGTGAACTTGCACTGGGTAAGAATATAACCATCGCCTTTATGCCTTGGCGGGGATTTAACTTTGAGGATTCTATTCTGGTCAATGAGCGTCTTTTGAAGGAGGACACCTTCACTTCGGTACATATCGAGGTCTTTGAGACTATGGCCAGGGATACCAAGCTAGGCAAGGAGGAGATCACTCGTGATATTCCCAACGTCAGCGAGGAAACACTGCGCAATCTCGATGACTCCGGAATTGTGCGAATTGGTGCTGAGGTGCGGGCCGGAGATACCCTAGTGGGCAAGGTAACGCCTAAAGGCGAGACCGTCCTCTCTCCGGAGGAAAAACTGTTACGTGCTATTTTCGGGGAGAAGGCGCAGGATGTCAAGGATTCATCGCTTCGGGTGCCACCTGGGGTTGAAGGCGTTGTTATCGATGCCAAGGTATTTTCCAGGAAGGGGGTCGACAAAGATGAACGTTCGCTGATGATCGAAGAGATTGAAATAGAAAGGATCAATCAGGATAAACTCGATGAGCTGTCCAGTCTCAGGAGGGGTATATGCCTCGAATTCGGCGATCTCATGGATGGCCGCACCGCTAAGAAGGATATCATCGGCAAAGATGGAACGCTGCTTGTTAAACTGGGCAAAAAGATAGATGGAGCCGTCGCAGCCAAGGTGGGCTTCAGAAACCTCAGCAGTGTAGACTTTTCCGAAAAAAGCAAATACACCGAGCAGATAGAGGGCATTTACAGCCGCTATGAAAATCAGGCAAGGCTTATCAGCGAGAGATATGACGGTATTATCGACCGGATGAAGAAAGGGGATGACCTGCCTCCCGGGGTGGTCAAAATGGTGAAGGTATATGTTGCCACCAAACGTAAACTTTCCGTCGGCGATAAAATGGCAGGACGGCATGGCAACAAAGGCGTGATTTCCCGATTGCTGCCGGAAGAGGACATGCCTTATTTTGCCGATGGTAAAACCGTCGATATCGTCCTCAATCCCCTGGGCGTTCCCTCACGAATGAACGTCGGTCAGGTGTTGGAGACCCATCTCGGGTTTGCCGCAAAAAAATTGGGCGAACAACTGGAGAAGATGGTTCAGGATCATGCTGTGGAGGCAATCCGTGAGAAAATTGCCAAAGTTTACTCCAAAGAAGAGGCTGCTGCCATAACGGAAGGTAAAGATGACGAGGAACTGATGCAGTGGGCCCGAAATCATAAGGAAGGCCTGCACATGAGCACTCCGGTTTTCGATGGCGCCGCCGAGAGCAGCATCCGGGCGCTGCTGGTTGAAGCCGGCGTTGATGAGGTAGGTCAGAGCCGCCTCTATGACGGACTTACGGGCGAGCCCTTCGATAACCTGGTAACGGTTGGGGTCATGTACATGCTCAAGCTCCATCACCTGGTTGATAACAAAATTCATGCCAGATCAACCGGACCGTACTCCCTTGTTACCCAGCAGCCGCTGGGCGGCAAAGCTCAGTTTGGTGGTCAGCGTCTCGGTGAGATGGAAGTCTGGGCTATGGAAGCCTACGGCGCTGCCTATACGCTGAAGGAATTCCTTACCGCTAAGTCTGATGACGTCGAAGGCAGAACAACAATGTATGAGCGGATTGTAAAAGGAAATAATTTTCTGACAACCGGCTTGCCGGAATCATTCCATGTATTGGTCAAAGAGCTGCAGGGCCTTTGTCTCAACATGGAACTTATCGAAGAATAG
- the rpsL gene encoding 30S ribosomal protein S12 — MPTINQLVRQGRKKIVKKTNTPALKGSPQKRGVCVRVYTTTPKKPNSALRKVARVRLTNGIEVTSYIPGIGHNLQEHSVVLIRGGRVKDLPGVRYHIVRGTLDTLGVSDRRQGRSKYGAKRPS; from the coding sequence ATGCCAACTATCAACCAACTTGTAAGGCAGGGAAGAAAGAAAATCGTCAAAAAGACGAACACTCCGGCCTTGAAGGGATCACCTCAGAAGAGAGGGGTTTGTGTAAGAGTATATACAACAACTCCAAAGAAGCCAAACTCCGCTCTGCGAAAAGTTGCAAGGGTCAGGCTTACCAATGGTATTGAGGTGACGTCATATATTCCTGGAATCGGGCATAATCTTCAGGAGCACTCTGTTGTGCTTATCAGAGGTGGTAGGGTGAAGGATCTTCCGGGTGTTCGTTACCATATTGTACGTGGTACTCTGGATACCCTGGGGGTTTCTGATAGGCGTCAGGGTCGATCAAAATATGGTGCCAAGCGTCCTTCTTAA